The sequence cTCTAGTCCATTATCTTTATAATTTAAGTAATatttgaacaaaaaaaatacttttaatCATGAGATCGCGAAGGTTACAATGTATACATCTCTTTGCTAAATATATACAACACCTAAATGGATCCCAAGAGGGGAacgtatattttttttcaaacattCAAATAAAATTGCAGCAGTCTATGACTggcattaattaaaaaataacagaTAGGTaacatataaattaaaaatggtaGACAGTAAAACTGAACTTGAATATAGTATCCACATATTACGAACATGCTCACTTTTGACTGCTCATGCTAAGAATATTGACTCGATCAACTCTTAATCTGCAACTTCATGTTTTTTATAGTTAGTTACAAATTCAACTTTGAATGATTACCAACTGCTGAGCTCCTTTGCCCACCATTTCACCCTTCaagcctctctctctctctcagccATGATCATGAGAACCTTTCCTAAGGTGATTCTTGCTCTGATCATCCTATGTTTCAGCAACAACAAAATTTTGTCACATGCAGCTGACACCCTTTCTCCAAACCAAACTCTCTCCGGTGATCAAACCATCGTTTCCTCGGGTGGAAATTTCGAGCTCGGGTTTTTCTCTCCAGGTAAATCTTCCAACTACTACATAGGCATATGGTACGGAAAAATCACTGAGAAAACTGTGATCTGGGTTGCCAATAGAGAAGCTCCCATTTCAGACAAGAACTCTGCCCAACTCAAGATATCAGATGGTAATCTGATGCTTGTAAACGAATCCCAAATCGAGGTTTGGTCAACTGGTTTAGGTGCCACAGATTCAAGAAGTTCTGCATCTGCTGTGCTTCTTGATGATGGGAACTTGGTTTTAAGACAAGGGTTAGGCTCGAATTCTTCATCTCCGGCACTAAATTTATGGGAAAGTTATAATAACCCTTCTCATACATGGATGCCTGGTGCAAAAATTGGGTATAACAAGATTACTAAAAAGAAGCAAATTCTTACATCATGGAAAAACTCAGAGGATCCTGCTCCTGGATTGTTCACACTCGAGCCGGATCTGAATAAGAGCCAATATGTAATAAGGAGGAATAATAGTGAGCAGTATTGGGCTAGTGGAGCTTGGGCTGGTGTGGTTTTTAGTGGAGTGCCCGAAATGAGGACGGCTCTTAAGAATGGCTACAATTTCACCTACGTTGACAATGAGAATGAGAGCTATTACATGTACACCATTCGTGATCCATCAATTATCTCAAGGCAGATTATGGATGTGTCGGGGCAAGTGAAGCAGCTACTGTGGGTGGGAAATAGCTGGAACGTGTACTGGTCTGTGCCGAAACAGTGTGAAGTTCCTGCTTATTGTGGAGAGTTTGGTGTGTGCACTGAGCCCTCATTTCCATTCTGTAGTTGTTTGAGGGGATTCAAGCATAGGTTTGAAGATGAATGGGAGTTGAATGATTTCTCTGCTGGTTGTGTGAGAGAGGATGCTTTGGAGTGTGGGGATGCTGATAGGAGAAAAGATGAGTTTATGATGAGTCCTGGCATGGGGTTGCCTCAGTACTCTCGACTGTTGAGGGTCAAGAGCAGAGGCGAATGTGAATCTGCCTGCTCAAGTGAGTGCTCTTGCACGGCTTATGCATATGATGAAGGCGGATGTTCGCTTTGGGATGGAGGCATATTGAATCTGCAATGGGTTGGTGAAGGAAATAGCAGTGGGAGGACTATCTACATTAGACTTTCTGCTTATTCCTCGGTGTTCCGAGGCCAAAAGAGTGATAAGGGTGTCATAATTGGTGCTGCAGTGGGTTGTTCTGTGGTTGCGTTGGTCATGTTAACAGTTTTGGCTGAACTGTGGAAGAGGTGGAGACGAAGTGTTGAGACAAATAAAGTGGTGGAGGGTTCTCTGGTGGCCTTTAAATACAAAGATTTGCAGAATGTAACTAAGAATTTCTCAGATAAGTTGGGTGGAGGGGGTTTCGGATCGGTTTATAGAGGAACTTTACCTAATTCAACAGTTGTGGCTGTGAAGAAACTTGAGAGCGTTAACCAAGGCGAGAAGCAGTTCAGGGCAGAAGTAGGCACCATTGGCACAATCCAACATGTGAATCTTGTTAGGCTTCTTGGATTATGTCGTGAAGGTGAGAAGCAGTTGTTAGTCTATGAGTACCTGCAAAATGGTTCCTTAGATTTGCATCTCTTCAAAGTTGATGAGTCTAAGGTTTTGGAGTGGAGCACGAGGTATCAGATCGCACTGGGAATAGCTAGAGGCCTAGTGTATCTCCATGAAAAGTGCAGGGACTGCATCATTCACTGTGATATAAAGCCGGAGAACATTCTTCTTGATGCTGACTTCTGTCCCAAGGTGGGAGATTTCGGCTTGGCAAAGCTCATTGGTCGTGATTTCAGCCGGGTTCTGACAACAATGCGAGGAACTAGAGGTTACCTTGCACCTGAGTGGTTATCAGGAGTTGCCATCACAACTAAAGCAGATGTATACAGCTATGGGATGTTGCTATTTGAGCTTGTATCAGGAAGGCGAAACACAGATCTTTCAGCTGATGATACTGCTAACTTCTTCCCTTCATTGGCTGCAACTGTGACAGTAAATGGAGGTGACATACTTGGTCTTCTAGACCCTTCGTTGGAAGGAGATGCTGATGAAGAAGAGGTGTCGACAATATGCAAAGTCGCTTGCTGGTGTGTTCAAGATGATGAACATATGAGACCTTCCATGAGCCGTGTTGTGCAGATTCTTGAGGGAGTTGTGGCTGTAAGCTCGCCTCCGATTCCACAGGGTCTCAAAGTCCTTTTAGCTGCAAGACCGGAACAACTATTGTTCTTCATTGATTCCTCCACAACAGCAAATTAGTTCTGTAgataaaatatatcaatttttcaatattttcatagTACTTTCAATATGTATCTCAATAGTATGTTTGGAGAAATAAACTGCATAACTTGAATAAAGAGGTCATTTATTAACAACTGGTTATACAGCTATATTTATTGTTCCTTCTAAAGAGCTTAACTGGATATACACTGCAATGAGTTTCAATCATTCGGAGCAAGACTCCGTACTTGTAATTCTAGCTCCACGGCTCAACCTCCCCAACAAGCTTACCCTACTTATGCGTATACCAAAAAACCTCATGTGACCATTCTTCCTTTTCCTTCCTGACACATGGGAAACACCATCTGCTATAGGTTTTATTTCAGCAACTTCAGCCCTCCTTAAATCTTCCTCGTAATCAAGTTTCTGCTGTACCCTCCAGAGAGCTTGCTCAGGTCCACAAAGGTGGCCAAAGTAGTAACGGGGGTTAATGCTACATGATCTCGAAGACACAATGCCTTTGATATTGACAGGCCGGAGAAGCTCAATGAATTCTTGTATCTCAGAATAGCATGAGTGATCAGAGTAATGGACTTCATAATATTTTGTAGCGTTTCCTGAATTTCACCCAAACCGTGTATCTCAGAGCAACTTCCGGTATTTTTGCTGCACACTTTTTCATTCACATGAGATGCAGAAGCACCAACCGTATTCCCATCTTTCCTGGCCACAGCCCATGGCATGCCAGATGGCATAATACCTATGGTTGGGCCACGGAATTCATTCAGCTTGTTAAGAGTGTCAGTTTTAAAACTGTAACGAGGAATAGCACGGATTCTAGTAAGAGAGGTGTGGGTCGTGAAGTTGTCATGAAACCCAAGTAGATGCATGATTTGTAATCATTCCGGCCATAACCAATTCTGTAGTGAGGCAAAGTTGAGCTGTTACAGTGATAAACTTCTAAGTAATATAAATCTGTAACACATATACCATTATACCTTCATGTTCAGTGCTTGTGATAAATAGAGCAGAAGGTCTTCCTTTCCCAATGAGTCTATTGCAATAACTACTTCATCGTTTGGATGAGACGTGATAATATCAACAATCTGTGAATAGTCGTCAAAAGTGTGGCTCAATCTTCTGAAACATAACGGAGATGTAAAGGTTCAAGCAACGCAACATCTCTAGAGACATCTCAGCTCAAAGATCTACAAAAAAATTAGTCATCCATATAATTATTCAATAAATGCAAGCACAACAGACTATCTCTAACAATTCTTTCATTGTCTCGTCCACGCCTAAACCAACTAACTTTACACACGCATCTTCTGATTTGTTTCCTTCCTTTCTTGAGAAATAGTAATGAGTGAAAACCTATGTTGAAACCTGAAACAATCTGTAGTACCATAAATCAACCCCACCTTATCAGGGCAGTCTATTCCTCATCTGAACATCTTATATGAACAGAACAGTTAGTCTAAGAATATAGTGAGAGGGAGCATAAATACTATAGCCAGCTTAAGTCATAACGGAACGAAAATAACTACAAAATACAAGAATCATATTTCAGAAGAATACAATATCTACCTGTATCTACCTGTTTGGAAGCCACTTCATGAGAAGGAAACAAGTACTGTGGGTTGCAGTaagtattatactccctctgtcccaccaCAAGTGAGGCGTTTCTTTCCGGCCGTTGTTTTGCaaagatgataataaatagt is a genomic window of Salvia splendens isolate huo1 unplaced genomic scaffold, SspV2 ctg959, whole genome shotgun sequence containing:
- the LOC121791892 gene encoding G-type lectin S-receptor-like serine/threonine-protein kinase At2g19130; the encoded protein is MIMRTFPKVILALIILCFSNNKILSHAADTLSPNQTLSGDQTIVSSGGNFELGFFSPGKSSNYYIGIWYGKITEKTVIWVANREAPISDKNSAQLKISDGNLMLVNESQIEVWSTGLGATDSRSSASAVLLDDGNLVLRQGLGSNSSSPALNLWESYNNPSHTWMPGAKIGYNKITKKKQILTSWKNSEDPAPGLFTLEPDLNKSQYVIRRNNSEQYWASGAWAGVVFSGVPEMRTALKNGYNFTYVDNENESYYMYTIRDPSIISRQIMDVSGQVKQLLWVGNSWNVYWSVPKQCEVPAYCGEFGVCTEPSFPFCSCLRGFKHRFEDEWELNDFSAGCVREDALECGDADRRKDEFMMSPGMGLPQYSRLLRVKSRGECESACSSECSCTAYAYDEGGCSLWDGGILNLQWVGEGNSSGRTIYIRLSAYSSVFRGQKSDKGVIIGAAVGCSVVALVMLTVLAELWKRWRRSVETNKVVEGSLVAFKYKDLQNVTKNFSDKLGGGGFGSVYRGTLPNSTVVAVKKLESVNQGEKQFRAEVGTIGTIQHVNLVRLLGLCREGEKQLLVYEYLQNGSLDLHLFKVDESKVLEWSTRYQIALGIARGLVYLHEKCRDCIIHCDIKPENILLDADFCPKVGDFGLAKLIGRDFSRVLTTMRGTRGYLAPEWLSGVAITTKADVYSYGMLLFELVSGRRNTDLSADDTANFFPSLAATVTVNGGDILGLLDPSLEGDADEEEVSTICKVACWCVQDDEHMRPSMSRVVQILEGVVAVSSPPIPQGLKVLLAARPEQLLFFIDSSTTAN